The following is a genomic window from Candidatus Binatia bacterium.
CGCCAGCTCACCTGGCTGACGGGCGTGTTCCTGTTCTTCCTCGTGGCCGGGCTCATCTACACGGGCTCCCCGCTTCCCTGGGACGAAGCGGGCTACTGGGTGGCGACCGTCGGCACCAGCATCCTGGGCACCGTGCCGCTGATCGGTTCGTTCCTCGCCGACGTAGTACGCGGGGGCGGGTCGCTCGGACCGATAACACTCTCCCGCTTCTTCACCCTGCACGCCGCGATCCTGCCCGCCGCGGTCGTCGTCCTGATCGGCCTCCACATGATCGCCTTCCGGCAGTTTGGCAGTGTCGGACCGTGGCAGGCCGAGAAACGCCGAACCACGGGGCCGTTTTGGCCCGACCAGATCTTCAAGGATCTGATTGTTTCAGCCCTTCTTCTCCTCCTCCTGGTGTTCCTCTCCGCCTACTGTCCGCCACCGATCACCGGCCCCGCCGATCCTACCGACACCAGCTACCGGCCGGTTCCCGAATGGAACTTCCTGTTTCTCTTCGAGGCGCTGAAATTCCTCCCCGGCAGGCTGGAGCCGCTCGGCACGGTCGGCATTCCGGGCCTCGCCGTGATCCTGCTCGTCGGCCTGCCCTTCTACGACCGCAACCCTGACCGCAACCCGGCACACCGGCCGGTGGCCATGGCTGCCATGGTCCTTGCCATCGTCGTGATCTCGACCCTCACCCTTGCCGCGCTGCGATCGAGCCAGTCGGTGGCCACGGTCGCGAGCAAGGCCCCCGAGGCGGCCGGAAAGCTGAGCGCGAGCGCGGTCGCCGGACAGAAG
Proteins encoded in this region:
- a CDS encoding cytochrome b N-terminal domain-containing protein, giving the protein MPAAILDWIDKRFPYRAILSLGRDEEIPGGASFFYALGSATLFAFLVQVVTGIWQLFYYVPTVDHAYDSLSYLRTEVDFGWLIHGLHYWGANLMSVLVGLHIIRVFTWGAYKNPRQLTWLTGVFLFFLVAGLIYTGSPLPWDEAGYWVATVGTSILGTVPLIGSFLADVVRGGGSLGPITLSRFFTLHAAILPAAVVVLIGLHMIAFRQFGSVGPWQAEKRRTTGPFWPDQIFKDLIVSALLLLLLVFLSAYCPPPITGPADPTDTSYRPVPEWNFLFLFEALKFLPGRLEPLGTVGIPGLAVILLVGLPFYDRNPDRNPAHRPVAMAAMVLAIVVISTLTLAALRSSQSVATVASKAPEAAGKLSASAVAGQKLFDSMGCTGCHKVQGQGGTIGPDLTNIATERTRSWVVAQIENPKVHYPQAIMPAYASLGPEKTDQIVDYLFSLTKGTSAASTAATDQSSGSAGAPAAGPGPTPSA